Genomic window (Chondrocystis sp. NIES-4102):
GAGGCTGCCAATTTGTGCGATCGCTAACCATTTGTTGATTCCAAATATGATATGGTTGCAATGCTTGTAGGGTTTGAGGATCGTGAATGGGCAAAACGTGGGTAATATTGGCGCAGCTTGTGATATTTACTGTTTCTGGATGCCAACCTGATTCTACAGGAGTTATGAAAGTATTGTATTCTGGTTTAAGTAAATTGGGTTTTTGATGTTCGTAGGTAGGATATAGCCACACAAAATCGTGTTTTACCTGAAAACCTGCTTCACGAATACCACCTTTACGTAATAGTACAATAGTTTTACCTGATGTTAGAGTTTCAACTGCGATCGCCCATTCTTTTAAAGCGTGTGTTAGAAGCGAAGTGTTAAGCAGTGTCATCGCTAGAATTTTATTTTATTAGTTGTTAGTGTTACTGGTTTATTTTAACAACTTGTATCTATTTTTTTAGACAAACTCGTATCTAGATGGATTTTTCTCTCTTTATTATTTGCCCTTTACAAAATAATTGCATATAAACCGAGATTTAAACCTAATTATTATAAGTTACATCATTTCTTTTAAAAGTTGTACTTTATATATTGATTAAGAAGTTTCGCGCCAATAATTTTGATATAGCTGAGATTTTTAATTTGATTAAAGTCACTTTTATAGAAAATTATTATAAGAATTATTTTGGTTAAATCATGAACAATAGTTTTGCTATTATTACCCCTAGTTATGCTCCCGATTTTACGCGCTGTCAATTACTTTGTGAAACTCTAGACGAGTATAGCGTATGTGCTGTTAAACATTATGTTATTGTCGATCAAAAAGATTTTAAACTATTTGCAAGTTTACAACGGCAACATCGGCAAATTATTACAGTCGAATCAATTTTACCTTGGTGGATCAAGAAAGCTAGTTTTTTAAATAATGGATGGCTAAGTTTTAAATCTTTACCTATTCGTAATTGGATAATTCAACAAATAGTTAAGCTTTCTATTGCGCAATATATTACTGAAGATGTTCTTATTTTTGTGGATTCAGATGTGGCTTTTGTACGTTCTTTTAATGTGCAGGATTTTATTAAAAATAATCAGGTTAGACTATATAGTCAGCCTAATCAAATCACACCAGCAACCCAACCTTTATCTAAATGGCATGAAGTTAGCCATAAACTGTTAGGATTACCTGATATTGTTTACCCTACATCAAACTATCTGGGTAATTTCATTACTTGGAGAAGAGAAAATGTTTTAGCATTACATGAATATTTAGAGAAAGTTCATAGTAAAAATTGGATTGAAGTAATTGCCAATTCCTGGCAGTTATCGGAATATATACTTTATGGGACTTTTGTAGAATCAATCCTCAAACAACAGTCGCAACATTATTATGATTCCCAAATGGTTTGTCATGATTATTGGCAGACAATTCCTATGTCTCAAATTGAAATTGAAAACTTTTTTAATAGTTGCCCAGATAAATATTTTGCGATTATGATTTCAGCCAAATCTCAAACACCTGTATCTAATTATCTTTCTTATATTATTCCTCAAGATAACATTAATAGTGATTGGTGTTTTGCTTAAATTAATCGCTCTAAGTCGAGAATAAAGATTGTTAAACTAGCTTGATTTGGTTTAGAAATAACCGTAACGTGACTAGCGATCGCTAAAGTATCTGAACGACGATAAGAATTAGGAATTAGGCGAATGTTATTACTAGCTACATCAATTAAAGTTGGGGCTAACTCGACCTTAATACCTAACGGTTCACCTGTAATATTTTTACTGATAATAAAATATCCAGAAGTATCTTCTTGATTAATTTTAAAAAGTTTTTGATGTAAATCAACAATAACTACTTCTTGTTCCTCTATATGAGTTAAATTTACATAACTCAAACCACTACCATGTAAGGGCTGCTGTTTAATCACTTTTTGAACTTGTAAAATCGGTAAAGATAAAGTTAATTTACCAACTTCAAAGATTAAAAGTTTAATAGTATTATTTTTACTGGCTAATAGCTTATTCGTATTTGATTTGATGGTTAGATTACTCATTGGATAGTAAATAATAAAGTCATGGTAAATATAAACCAGATATTCTGGCTTTTTTCTATTTAGAATCAGCTAAAACCTTCTTAACCTCAGCTACAAATTCTTGCTCAATATAAGGCTTAGTAAAATATCCATTTGCCCCCAATTGCATTGCTAAATTGCGATGTTTTGCACCACTACGGGAGGTTAACATAAAGGTGGGAATTTTAGCTAAAGCAGGATCTCGACGACGCATACCCAAAAATTCAAAACCATTCATCGTAGGCATTTCAATGTCGCAAATAATCAAATCAATGGCTGGATTTTGCCCAAATCCATCTAGTGCATCCTTACCATCTTTTTTCTGAAGAACTCGATATCCTTGTTTTTCTAAAGTTAAAGCCATCGTGCGCCGTAGAGCGGTAGAATCATCGACAACCATGATCGTTTTAACTAAAGTTATCTTATTAGAATTGATATTGCTATTTGTAACTTGTCCAATTAAACCATCTTGAACATTAGTTACAGTTTCCATATCAGAAATCGATGGAGTTAATTTAGATACCCCAGCCTGATAACTAACTTCTTGCCCTAAAATACTATTAATTAAAGCAGCCCCCTCCAATACGGGAATTAAACTTCCATCACTTAAGATAGTACAACCATAACTATAAGCAGGAGGAGCGATCGCTTTTCCATAGGGTTTAATTACTAATTCTTGTTCACTAAGTAAACTAACTACTTCTAAGGCGAAGAATTCTTGTCCTCTGCGTAATAATAGTAAAGGTGCTAACCATTCTTTAGGTGGGGTAATACTCTTAAAAGCCTTATTATAAGAATCTGTTTCAGCAACGGGGCAATTATATTGTAGAATTTCCTGAAGTGGATAGACAGCAATTAACTTGTTATTCCATGATAAAAACTTTTGTTGATTGGCAAATTTAATCTGTTCAACTGTAGGAATAAGAATTTCAATAATACTATCAGAAGGAATAGCAAAGGCTGTTGATCCTAAAGAACAAACTAATAATTTAGAAATAGTTAGAGTTAAAGGTAAGCGTAAAGTAAAAGTAGAACCCTCTCCAGGAATCGAACTTACAGTAATTTTACCTTTGAGACTTTCTATCTGAGAACGTACTATATTCATACCAACTCCGCGCCCAGATATCTCACTTACCTTACTTGCAGTAGAAAAACCTGGTTCAAAAATTAATTCATATAGTGCTTCAATACTAGCTGTTGCTGCTGCGGTGGGAGATATTAAACCTCTTTCTATAGCTTTATCTTTAATCTTATTTAAATCCAAACCTTTACCATCATCCTTTACTTCAATGACAGTTTGATTACCTTGATAATAAGCATGAATTTCAATTAACCCTTGAGGCGATTTACCCTGTTTTTCACGCACTTCGGGAGATTCAATTCCATGATCAAAACCATTACGCAGCAAATGCAATAAAGGATCTGACAATTTCTCTAATACTGCCTTGTCAACTAGAACCCCAGTACCAGTTAATTTAAGTTCTACAGGTTTTTGATATTTACTACTGAGATCCCGTAGAGTACGAGGGAAACGCTGTAAAATCTGATCTAGTGGTAACATTCTTACCCACATAAGCTCATCACGCACCTGATTTAACATTTGGCGTTGATTACTAATAGTGCGATCAGATTGTTTAGCGAAAATAGTTATATCATCAACACTTTCTTCTAATTGAACTATTTCTTCTAATATTTCTTGTAAGGAAGCATACAAACTACTGTAGCTATCCATTTCTAAAGCATCAAATTCCGTTGCGCCATCCAATAATAAGGGTGTGGTAGAAGATTGATAGGATGCAGTGTTAACTTCAGTTAAAGGATTGCGTAAACTTTGAGATCTTTGTTCTAAGAGCATTATGTCTGATATATCTCTAAGTTTTTGCGTAAGTTCTCTAAAATTTAGAAATTTTTGACCTAATTCAGCAACATTAAGTTGTAACTGCTGATTCTGTAAGGCTAAACTGTTACGGTTAATTGTCAACTCACCCACTAAGTTATTCATCCGCTCTAAGCGTTCTAAATCGACTTTAACAGATAGCTTGGTAGCAGCTTGAGTGGGAGCTTTGGCAACAGTTTTAGATTTTACTTGAGCTTTTTTCGGAGATAAGGTTAAAGATTCTGGAACACTTTCTACAGATGGTAGGGTATCAAAGATTTCTGTGATAGTTTCAATAACCGTTTCTATTTGCTCTGGTTGAATGGTTGGTGGAGATGTTTCTAACCCATCGGGAATAGCACCAAATACATCATCTAATTCATTTACCTCAGATTCATTACCAGGAGTAGGAATAGCACCAAATACATTATCTAATTCATTTACCTCAGATTCATTACCAGGAGTAGGAATAGCACCAAATACATCATCTAATTCATTACCAGGAGTAGGAATAGCACCAAATACATCATCTAATTCATTACCAGGAGTAGGAATAGCACCAAATACGTTATCTAATTCATTACTAGAAACAGGAATAGCACCAAATACATTATCTAATTCATTACTAGAAACAGGAATAGCACCAAATACATCTGCTGCTAAATCTTGAGGAGATGGAGACACAGTATCCCAAATATTATCTTGCTCAAAATGAGCGATCGCCTTATCTTCTGATACTTCCGAAGTAGATTGAGCCAAGGCTTTTAAAGTGGCTGACACCTCACCACCAAAATTGCGATCGCCTGATAAAATTTGTGCTGTGGCTAAGGTACAATCTGCAATTAATGCTTGAAGAATTTCTAAAGCGCGATTGCGTAGCAGAGGCTCCGCCTCATCGCTATTGTATTGTAAAGCCGTTTGAGCCGTGCTGATAATCTCATTAAAACCAGGTAGGTTAAATAATTCTCCAAACCCTGCAAAGACTTCTAATTGTACGTGTAATTGGGCTTTGATATCATAAGCATCAGGATTATTGGCGATTGTTTGTAAATCGTTCAAACTTTGAGTGACATCAACCTCAAAAATAGAATGAACAATATCAACTCCTAAATCATTAGCACTAGGTATATAACTTTCAGCATTTTTTAGTGCATCCTCTAACCTTATTTCCAAAGCTGCAAACACAGGCTCGGCATTTAATAAAGCTGCTTGAGTATCAAAAGTTCCAGACTCAATTTGTTCTGCTAAAGGATTACGTAAACAATCATATCCTTGTAACAATAATCCTTCCAATTCTGCGTCAAATTCAATACCATCACTATAAAGAGCTTTAAAAAAGTCTTCAAGACGATGAGCTAAGAGTTCAATAGCATTTAATTCTACACTAGCTGCCCCACCTTTAATTGAATGAGCAGCCCGCATCAACTCATGTACTTTGGGAGTGCTATGATCTTCTCGCAGATCAAGTAAACCTGTTTCTAAAACCTGTAATAGTTCTTGAGCTTCTTCGATAAAAAATTGATACGCTTGATCGCGGATATCAGAATTGAGTGACATGATTTGACATTAGTTTTGATGACTAGATTAGGTAAATGACTAAACTACAAACAACTAAGTTTTGAATTTATCGATACTTGACTGGAGTTTTTCCGCTATTACTGATAGTTCTCGGATAGATGTAAATACCTGGGTTGCCGACTGGGAATTATTCTCAGCAATCGCTGCTACTTTAACCATCGCCTGACTAACTTGTGTTGAAGTTTCCGACTGTACCTCTGTTGCTTGGGTAATTGAACTTACCAAATTACTGATTTGCTCACTCACTTGACTTACTTCTTGTAGGCTTTGACGTGTCTGCTGTAGTAGTTCATTTCCTGTAACAATTTTCCCTGTACTTTGATTCATGGCTTCTACTACTTGATTGGTATCTAATTGAATCTTGGTAACTAAAGTTTCAATTTCTGCCGTGGCTTCAGCTGACTGGGTTGCTAAAGAACGAACTTCATCGGCAATGACTGCAAACCCTTTTCCTTGTTCTCCTGCCCGTGCTGCTTCAATAGAGGCTTTGAGGGCGAGTAGATGGGTTTGAGCAGCAAAACGACTAATTAGATTAACTGCTTGGGAAATTTCTTGTGATGATTCTCCCAGTTTTTGGGCTTTAGCTGCGGTTTCGGTAACAGTTATTTTTACAGCATTGATTTGGGCAACTGTTTGGTTCATCGCCCGATCACTATTATTTAGGGTTGTTGTAGCTTCTTTGACACAATTATCGGCTGACGCTGCATTGTAGGCAACCTGATTACTTGCTCCCTCCATTGCTTTTACTTGCTCAAGCATTTGAGTAATTGTATCTGCTTGTATCCTTGCCTCTTGAGCCAACTCCTGTACTGCTAAATCATTGGCAAGAGTATTGTTTTGTACTTCAATAGCTGCTGATTTTGCCTGATTAACTAGTTTTCTTACACTGGCGATGGTTGAGTTGTAGGAATCTGCAATTGTACCAATTTCGTCTTCGGTAACTTTTGCTTTAATGGTTAAATCTCCTTCGGCAGCACTATATACTTCTTTTAGTAGCTCTAATGCGCGACTCTGAATTGCTTCTTTAGCAGATTTTTCACTAATCTGAGCTATTTTTTGTTGTCTTACTAATTCTAGGCGAGTACTGGCTAACCCCATTTGGTTAGCAACTTGAGTGATTAAGTTGATTTCTCTATCTATCCAGGTATGATTGGTTGAGTGATAAGCAATTAATAAACCATCGAGTTTGTCGTCTATTACCACGGGGGCAATTAAACTAGCTTGTGCTTTTAAAGACTGTAATTGTTGAGCGGAGAATGATAAATCTGCTACTGAAAGATCATTGATAACTTCTACTTGCAGCTTATCTTCTTGATGCTGGGTAAAATATTCTGTAATTACATTGGAGGAAAAGATATCTACATTCATCATAGTATCTAAACCTGTAGCCTTGAACTCACTAACCACCCTGCCTGCGGTTTTACTTTGAAATTGATAATAGATAACTCCCTGTGGGGATAAAACTTGATAGCTTTCTCCCACAGCTAAATCTATAATCTCTGTAATTTCATTAGCGATCGCTAGTTTTAAAGTGATGTTTTTAATTGCTTCGGCTTGTTGAGCGAGTAGGGCTTGAATTTGCACAAAGTCAGCTAATTGGCTCGCCATGCGGTTGATATTATCCCCTAATTGCGCTATTTCATCGGATCCTTGGATTTTTATCCTTGCATCTAAGTTACCTCTTCCGATTTCTTGTACTGCAGAAGCAGCAGATAATAGAGGGCGCAGAATACGTTTAGCTAAAAGAATTGCGATCGCTCCTATACCTAAAGCTACAATAGTTGTACCTATAATAAATACTTGCTGTAGTTGTCTTTGCGGAGCAAATACTAATTGTCGATCTTCAGTAGTAATCGTACTCCACCCTAAATCGGGCAGTTGTGAACGGAGTTTATCTTGAAAATTATTAAAGGGAATATAGGATAGTAGTAATTTATCAGCAATTTTGGTAGTCTTTTGGGATGATTTTTGTAACGAAGGATAGATAGAAAAGCGATCGCTGGCTGGCTGATTTTTAGTCTCTGAATTTAAAATATCTTGATATTCCTGTTCATCAGAAGTTGCAAAGATTTTTCCCTGATTATCTAATAAGTAATTTTTTTCTGTTCTCTCTGCTAAAATTACATCCCGTAGATGTTTAACAGGCATTCTAGCTCTAATTACGCCAATATTCGTATTATCTCTTATATCTTTAACAGGAGCAGCCAAATAAACTACTGAACTTCCCGAACTTTTGGAAATTGTAGGTTGACTCAACACTAGAGCATCAGTTTTTAAAGCTGTTTGAAAATAACTACGATCTCGATGGTTTCCCAATATTTCCCCTGTAGACTGAGCAATCACATTGCCATTAAGATCAAAGACAGCAATACTGTCATAAATCCCATATGCTTTAATAAATTGATCTAAAGCTGCTTGTTTTGCCTCAACACTTGTTTGAGATCTAAGCTCGCGATCAGTTAAAATACTCAAACTCGCCATAATTTGAATATCACCGTAACGTTCACGCATAAAAAACGCTACCTTATCCGCTACTCCCGTTGCCGTCTGTTGTTTTGATGTTACAATCTCACGTGCAATTGATTGATTGGCGAAATAATAGGCAATTGAACCAATCATGATAGTGGGGATAGTACCGATAGCAATTGCTAAAACTGTTGTTTTAAAACGAATATTTTGTCTTTGCCACCAGGAAGCAGTAGAGATTAATCTTCCCTCAGCCAACAAATCAAGATCTAAAGATGATTCTATATAGCGATCGCGCTTAGGATTCGTCATTTCATTTGTCATTGATCATTTACCATTTATCATTTGAATGACATTAGCCGACTTTAAATTCAGCCACACTGCTTTGTAGCTGTTGTGCCACCGCAAGTAATTCTTTAAATGAAGCTGATACATCATCCACCTCACTAGCAGTTTTATTAGAAATAGCAGCAACTTGGAGCATAGTTTGACTAACCAATTGGGAGTCTTGGGATTGTTCGACTGTCGCAGCAGCAATTTCTGCCACAAATTTATTAATTACTTGGCTAACATCAGCAATTTCAATCAAAGAATCACGGGTGCGATCGACTAATTTTGTTCCAGCTACTACTTGCTCTGTACCCGATTCCATAGCTGCCACCACTTCATTGGTTTCTGCTTGAATTTCTGCTACCAAAGCCTCAATTTCTGCTGTCGCCTCCGCAGACTTACGAGCTAGCGATCGCACTTCATCGGCAACCACTGCAAACCCTCTTCCTTCTTCCCCTGCGTGGGCAGCCTCAATAGAAGCATTGAGAGCTAAAAGATTTGTTTGATCAGCAAAATTACTAATTACATTAACCACCTTAGAAATTTTCTGAGATGACTCCCCTAAACGTTTTACCTTTTTGGCTGTAGCTGCTACTGTATCCCGTATCTCTTGGAATCCTGCCACCGTCTGATTCATTGCATCATCACCTGCTTTGACGGTTTCGGCAGCTTTGAGTACGGCAGCCTCTGCGGATTTAGCATTACTTGCCACAGCCTGAATTGATTGAGTAATCCCTTCAATCTTAGTTAAAGCTGCTTTAATTTCTTCTGTTTGGGCTGCTGCACCTAAAGATAATTCTTGAATGGAGAGATCCTTATCGCTAGTGGTAGCAAACACCAAACTGGCAGCAGATTGTACTTGTGCTACCAACTTACGCAAACTTTCAATGGTGGCGTTATATGAGTCGCCAATTGTACCAATCTCATCCTCCTGAACTTTTACCCGTACTGTCAAATCCCCTCTACTGACAGGATCAACTTCCATTAATAATTCCAAAGCTCGACGCTGAAGATTTTCTTTAGCTGTTCTTTCCTGTTGCTCTGCTTGCTTTTGTTTATTAGATAATTCAATTTTTTCTAGAGCATTTCCTACTTGATATGCTATTTGAGAAAGCAAATTAATTTCATCTGCTTGCCAGGTTTTAGGCTCGCTACATTGATGGGCAATCAACAAACCAACTAACCGTTCATTAATCACCACAGGTACAATTAAACTAGCTATGATTGCAAACGGCTCTAACATCTTCAAATGACAGTCTTGTAAACCCGCTTGATAGATATTAGCGATCGCTTTAACTTCTCCCTGTTGATATTTTTCGGCATAACCTTGAGCAAAACAGGGATCATCTATTTGAGTATTTAAAATTGCAGGATAATTTAGATCTACTGCTTCGGCAATTACTTTTCCTTGCCAATTGGCATCAAACTGATGGTAAATTACCCGCTCTACTTGTAAAACTCTTTTACTAGTATCAACAGCTAATTGTAGAAGTTGCTCAATATTCCGCGCAGTGGCAATATCTAGGGCGATTTCCTTAAGTATGCGCGATCGTTCTGCGTCTTGTTTTAATTTTGCCTCATTAATTTCAATCGAATCTGCCAAAAGATTAAAAGTAGTACCCAACAAACCTACTTCATCCGTAGTGACTATTGAAGCCCTTACTTGGGTGTTACCTTCAGAAAATTCTTGAGCTACCTTTTGCAGAGTTTGTATCGGCCCTGAAATGGCTTGTTCGAGGATTTTACTTAAATAGATCAGTATAATTAAGACAATGATAGCTAATAAAAATTGCGTCAGTAAGCTGCTATAGAGCAAACTGTTAATGGAGCTTTTGGGACTACCATAAACTACAACCCCAACCGCTTCTCCTGTTTCATTGGTAATGGCATGGGCAGCTAAGGCCAAGCTTTTGCCCTTAACACGATCAAAACCAGTAATTATAGCTTCAGGGTTAGCGATCGCTTGATTTAAAATATTAGTATTATCTAGAGTAATATCTGTTTGTGTTTCTCCTAGAAAGTTATTCCAAGAAGTCGATAAACTAAAGTCTCCGCTTAATTGATATAAATAGACAGCACTATAACTTTGACTTTTGCCAAAAGCAGCTACGGTATTTTCAACAATGGTTGATTTGCCATTAACAATATCTCCTGATATTAAAACGCCCAATACCTGACTTTTATCAGCATTAAACAGAGGGGTTGCCGTGTAGCGAACTAAAACATCTGCTGCTTGTAAACCGTTAGGCAGAGGTGGTTTTTCTATCTGTAGTTCCTGCCAACTTAGAATTTGACTAGTTTTAATTTGTTGCGGATTTTTTAATACCTGACTAACTAAACCGTTGGGATCAAAAGTTTGCCCTGCTCGATTGGCATTAGCATTGACAATGATTTTTTTATCTCTACCTACCAAAGTAGCGTATTCAATCTTACGGGTTTTAATTTCGTTTTGCAGAATTTTGGTTACTTGTGTTCTTAAATCAGCCGTTAAAGGTTGACCTTGAGCAACACTAGTAGCAGCAGCTATAATCGCTGAGTTATCAGATTGTCCGCGAAAACCAAAACCCATTTGGTCAATTTTGATGTTGTATTGAATATCAGTAACAGCTAATCGAGACTCAGCTTGCTGGAGTAATTGATTTTTCAAAGTTCCGTAGATAATTAACCCCCCAGCCCCCAAAACCAAAATTAATCCCCCAAAGCTAAACCAAGGAATCAAAGCGGTTTTACGTTTAATGGGTAAACTATAGAGTTGTTGCACAAAAGATGTTTTTGTACCTGACAAATCTGAATTTACAGAGACTTGAGGTGGCTCTGATTCAAGATGCTGAAAATCAGGGAGATTATTCATAAAGAAAACAAGCTTGCTTGGTGGTTAATTTGAGTGTCTATCTAGGAAATTTGTTAATATATCTTGGGGCGATTAATTAGCCAAACTGGGCATAGCAGCGACAATTGACCGTCCATCAAGAACTAAAATCATTTCACCTTCAGGTTGTAGCCAATATCCTCGTAAAAAAGGAGCAAGCTGCGTTGTTACCGCCGAACTTGGTGGTGATTGGATGGTTGCTGTGTCGCAAATTTCAATATCTTCTACAGCAGCAACTACTAAACCTAAATGGATATTAGAAGTATTAGTTTTATTGTCATTAATGGCAGACAAAACAATCGCTGTTTGATATGAGCGGTTGCTTGCTTGCTGATACCAAGAGTTAAAACCAATTAAATGTCCTATATCTAACATCCATAAAATATCCCCCCGCCAGTTATAAACGCCCATTACCCAGGGTGGCATATCTGGAATCGGCACAATCTGACCAAACTTAATTTTTAACACTTCTGTAATTTCCTGAAGTGGTAGCATTACCTGCATATCTGGATAAAGCTTAAATCTTAAAAATTGAGTAATTTCGTTTTCATTTACCAGGGTTTGACCAGAATTTATGATACTTAACTCGTTTAATGATTCAGACACGATAATAAGACAATAGTAAATTGCTTGAGAAAAAGTTGGAGAAGATAGTCTTACGGAATTAATTCTTTTACCTTACGTACTAATTCTTCTTGATCAATCGGTTTAGGAATATAGGCATTTGCCCCTTGCTTCATACCCCAAAATTTATCCATTTCTGTCCCTTTTGTTGAACAGAGAATGATGGGAATTTTATTAGTATTTTCTGAACCTTTAAGTTCACGGCAAATCTCAAAACCACTTTTACCTGGCAAAACTACATCTAAAACGATTAAATCTGGAGAATTTTGCTCAATTTTTTCTAATGCTTCTTCTCCACTAAGAGCAACTGAAACATTAATGCCAATTTCTTTTAAACAACTAGTAATAATCGACCTTTCTGTCGCAGAATCATCAACAATTAGAGTGTATCCCATGATATCTTTCCACCTTAATATAAAGTTAATCTCAATTTTTTACTGTTATCTACTCAAGTTTTAAATAAACTTTATTAGCCACCTCTATAATTCCCAGGGAAAAAGATAAACTAACAATTAAAATATTTATGTTTATGTTTTAAGTTTTTAATTTTTGTAGAACATATTTATCGATTGTGGCTAAAACTTGCTCAGAACTAGCTGGTTTAGTCAAAAAATCAGTCGATCCGACCATTTTCGCGCGCACACGGTCAACTATCCCGTCATTGCCAGTTAAGATAACGATGGGAGTATTCTTAAAAAAAGAAAGCTTACGTAATTGTGAGCAGATTTCATACCCGTTAGTATTGGGCATAATTAGATCTAAAAAAATTAAGTCTGGCTTGCGACTTAATAATAAGGCGATCGCTCTTAACCCATCCATCTCACCGACAAATTGATATCCTGCTTGATTGATAATGTTCTCCATCGTTTGACAAATAATTGGACTATCATCAATACAGG
Coding sequences:
- a CDS encoding methyl-accepting chemotaxis sensory transducer with phytochrome sensor, with translation MTNEMTNPKRDRYIESSLDLDLLAEGRLISTASWWQRQNIRFKTTVLAIAIGTIPTIMIGSIAYYFANQSIAREIVTSKQQTATGVADKVAFFMRERYGDIQIMASLSILTDRELRSQTSVEAKQAALDQFIKAYGIYDSIAVFDLNGNVIAQSTGEILGNHRDRSYFQTALKTDALVLSQPTISKSSGSSVVYLAAPVKDIRDNTNIGVIRARMPVKHLRDVILAERTEKNYLLDNQGKIFATSDEQEYQDILNSETKNQPASDRFSIYPSLQKSSQKTTKIADKLLLSYIPFNNFQDKLRSQLPDLGWSTITTEDRQLVFAPQRQLQQVFIIGTTIVALGIGAIAILLAKRILRPLLSAASAVQEIGRGNLDARIKIQGSDEIAQLGDNINRMASQLADFVQIQALLAQQAEAIKNITLKLAIANEITEIIDLAVGESYQVLSPQGVIYYQFQSKTAGRVVSEFKATGLDTMMNVDIFSSNVITEYFTQHQEDKLQVEVINDLSVADLSFSAQQLQSLKAQASLIAPVVIDDKLDGLLIAYHSTNHTWIDREINLITQVANQMGLASTRLELVRQQKIAQISEKSAKEAIQSRALELLKEVYSAAEGDLTIKAKVTEDEIGTIADSYNSTIASVRKLVNQAKSAAIEVQNNTLANDLAVQELAQEARIQADTITQMLEQVKAMEGASNQVAYNAASADNCVKEATTTLNNSDRAMNQTVAQINAVKITVTETAAKAQKLGESSQEISQAVNLISRFAAQTHLLALKASIEAARAGEQGKGFAVIADEVRSLATQSAEATAEIETLVTKIQLDTNQVVEAMNQSTGKIVTGNELLQQTRQSLQEVSQVSEQISNLVSSITQATEVQSETSTQVSQAMVKVAAIAENNSQSATQVFTSIRELSVIAEKLQSSIDKFKT
- a CDS encoding methyl-accepting chemotaxis sensory transducer with GAF sensor yields the protein MNNLPDFQHLESEPPQVSVNSDLSGTKTSFVQQLYSLPIKRKTALIPWFSFGGLILVLGAGGLIIYGTLKNQLLQQAESRLAVTDIQYNIKIDQMGFGFRGQSDNSAIIAAATSVAQGQPLTADLRTQVTKILQNEIKTRKIEYATLVGRDKKIIVNANANRAGQTFDPNGLVSQVLKNPQQIKTSQILSWQELQIEKPPLPNGLQAADVLVRYTATPLFNADKSQVLGVLISGDIVNGKSTIVENTVAAFGKSQSYSAVYLYQLSGDFSLSTSWNNFLGETQTDITLDNTNILNQAIANPEAIITGFDRVKGKSLALAAHAITNETGEAVGVVVYGSPKSSINSLLYSSLLTQFLLAIIVLIILIYLSKILEQAISGPIQTLQKVAQEFSEGNTQVRASIVTTDEVGLLGTTFNLLADSIEINEAKLKQDAERSRILKEIALDIATARNIEQLLQLAVDTSKRVLQVERVIYHQFDANWQGKVIAEAVDLNYPAILNTQIDDPCFAQGYAEKYQQGEVKAIANIYQAGLQDCHLKMLEPFAIIASLIVPVVINERLVGLLIAHQCSEPKTWQADEINLLSQIAYQVGNALEKIELSNKQKQAEQQERTAKENLQRRALELLMEVDPVSRGDLTVRVKVQEDEIGTIGDSYNATIESLRKLVAQVQSAASLVFATTSDKDLSIQELSLGAAAQTEEIKAALTKIEGITQSIQAVASNAKSAEAAVLKAAETVKAGDDAMNQTVAGFQEIRDTVAATAKKVKRLGESSQKISKVVNVISNFADQTNLLALNASIEAAHAGEEGRGFAVVADEVRSLARKSAEATAEIEALVAEIQAETNEVVAAMESGTEQVVAGTKLVDRTRDSLIEIADVSQVINKFVAEIAAATVEQSQDSQLVSQTMLQVAAISNKTASEVDDVSASFKELLAVAQQLQSSVAEFKVG
- a CDS encoding CheA signal transduction histidine kinase produces the protein MSLNSDIRDQAYQFFIEEAQELLQVLETGLLDLREDHSTPKVHELMRAAHSIKGGAASVELNAIELLAHRLEDFFKALYSDGIEFDAELEGLLLQGYDCLRNPLAEQIESGTFDTQAALLNAEPVFAALEIRLEDALKNAESYIPSANDLGVDIVHSIFEVDVTQSLNDLQTIANNPDAYDIKAQLHVQLEVFAGFGELFNLPGFNEIISTAQTALQYNSDEAEPLLRNRALEILQALIADCTLATAQILSGDRNFGGEVSATLKALAQSTSEVSEDKAIAHFEQDNIWDTVSPSPQDLAADVFGAIPVSSNELDNVFGAIPVSSNELDNVFGAIPTPGNELDDVFGAIPTPGNELDDVFGAIPTPGNESEVNELDNVFGAIPTPGNESEVNELDDVFGAIPDGLETSPPTIQPEQIETVIETITEIFDTLPSVESVPESLTLSPKKAQVKSKTVAKAPTQAATKLSVKVDLERLERMNNLVGELTINRNSLALQNQQLQLNVAELGQKFLNFRELTQKLRDISDIMLLEQRSQSLRNPLTEVNTASYQSSTTPLLLDGATEFDALEMDSYSSLYASLQEILEEIVQLEESVDDITIFAKQSDRTISNQRQMLNQVRDELMWVRMLPLDQILQRFPRTLRDLSSKYQKPVELKLTGTGVLVDKAVLEKLSDPLLHLLRNGFDHGIESPEVREKQGKSPQGLIEIHAYYQGNQTVIEVKDDGKGLDLNKIKDKAIERGLISPTAAATASIEALYELIFEPGFSTASKVSEISGRGVGMNIVRSQIESLKGKITVSSIPGEGSTFTLRLPLTLTISKLLVCSLGSTAFAIPSDSIIEILIPTVEQIKFANQQKFLSWNNKLIAVYPLQEILQYNCPVAETDSYNKAFKSITPPKEWLAPLLLLRRGQEFFALEVVSLLSEQELVIKPYGKAIAPPAYSYGCTILSDGSLIPVLEGAALINSILGQEVSYQAGVSKLTPSISDMETVTNVQDGLIGQVTNSNINSNKITLVKTIMVVDDSTALRRTMALTLEKQGYRVLQKKDGKDALDGFGQNPAIDLIICDIEMPTMNGFEFLGMRRRDPALAKIPTFMLTSRSGAKHRNLAMQLGANGYFTKPYIEQEFVAEVKKVLADSK
- a CDS encoding CheW protein, with translation MSNLTIKSNTNKLLASKNNTIKLLIFEVGKLTLSLPILQVQKVIKQQPLHGSGLSYVNLTHIEEQEVVIVDLHQKLFKINQEDTSGYFIISKNITGEPLGIKVELAPTLIDVASNNIRLIPNSYRRSDTLAIASHVTVISKPNQASLTIFILDLERLI